The region GTACACCTCGTCGACCAGAATATCGACGCCCCGGTCCTCGGCGACCGCCGCGAGCCAATCCCTCTCCTCGCGCGTCAAGCGGACCCCGCTCGGGTTGTGCGGATCGGTGAGCGCGACGAGCCGCACGTCGGGGGCGAGGGCGTCGAGAAGGCGTTCCCGATCGAAGCGGAAGCCCTTCTCGAACGGGCGCGGGAGACGGTCGATCCGCGCGCCGAGGAGGGCCGGGATTCTCCGGATCGGCTCGTACGCCGGCTCCTCGACGAGAACCCGGCTCCCGGAATCGAGGAGCGCCGCGTAGACGAGGAAGAGGGCGAACGTCGTCCCGTTGGCGGGAAGGACGTTCTTCTCCGGCAATCCGTACGAGGCGGCGATCGCGGAGCGAAGCGTCGGGCTTCCCCATTCGGACGACTCCGGAACGAGAAGCTTCTCCGGCGGGACGCCGAGTCTTTCGAGCGGGATCTCTTCCATTCCGCTTCGGGAGAGGTCAAACGGGACGTCCTTCGTTTCCCTCGCCCACCGGAGATACTCGATGATCGGAAGCTTCATGATCCCCCCCGCGCTCGAAAAGGAGCGCTCGAAGAAGCCGGGTTCCGCTTGACCGAAACGCAGGGCGCGCCTAGTATAAACCGATCGCGGCCGTCGATTCCTCGATCGTTCGTCGGCGCCGTCCCCCCGCCCCCGTTCGCGGCCCCAAGGCTCGCCGCGCGCGGGCGGAGACCGGCCCCGCCGTTCCCGGAACGAACGGGCCGGGGGAGCCGTTTTCGAGCCGAGAGACCACGCCCTTTCGAAAGGCGGTGTTCGCTGATGACCGGATTCCGACACGCCCGATCCGACAACCTGCGAGCGGGTGAACATAGAGACCGATCGGCGCTTCGCAGAAACGAGAGGCGCCGGGCGATCGAGCGCCGCTTCGGCCGCGTCGTCCGCCGTTTCCGAATCGACATTCCCGCCGAGACCGAGCGCGTGCGAGGGGCGAGCGGCGCCAAGAAGGACCGCGAACGCTAGCCTAGCTACACTCTCTCTTCCGGGGGCGGGAACGCGCGGAGCGCTTCCTCCGTGGCGCGAACCCTCTTCGAGCGCGCGAGGTAGAGCGCGAGAAGCCCCATGCCGGCGAGCGCGGGGAGGCCGGCCTCCGGGCCGAACGCTCCGCCCGTCATCCATTCAGGTCCTGATGGTCGATAGATAAACGGTGTGTTCTTCATGACCTCGCCGCTCACCGGCGCCGCGAGGATCCACCCGAGAACAAAGTTCCACGTCGTGTGGATCCCGATCGGGAGCCAGAGACTCCTCGTGCGGAAGTAGGCGATCGAGAGGAGGAGTCCCGCGCATCCGGTTGCAAGCGCGCCCGCGGCGGTGCCTCCCGTGTTGAAGGCGTGGGTGAGCCCGAAGGCCGCGGAAAGGAGAATCGCGGCCCGGGCCTTTCCGATCCCCTCGGCGAGGACTTGGAGCAGGTATCCGCGGAACAGGAGCTCCTCGAAGACCGCGACCAGCGCGAAGAGGAGGAAGACGCGGACGGTGTCGCCGAGCGCCGCCGGGAGGTCCCGACCGGCAGGGGTGAGAGAGAGCGTCCCCGCCGCGGCCGACACGCCGGCGACGGCGCCGATCAGGAGAGTTCCGAGGAGAAGCCCGTGCGCGAGATCCCGGATCCATCTCGGGTGGAGACCGAGGCCGAGGCTCGCGGCCGGGCGCCGGTCGAAGCGGCGCGCCAATAACGCCCCCGAGACGAAGACCGCGGCGATCCCGAGAACGTATCCGGCGGCGGCGAGCGAGAGAGGGATGCCTTGCACCCCGAGCGCGTCGTCCCGGCCGAGAAGCGAGCGAAGCAGCGGAGCGAGGAGAAGGACCGAGGCTGCCGAGAGCGAGAAGCCGAGGAGAAGGAAGAGCGCGATCCTCCAAGGAACGCGAAGGAGCCCGTGGCGGTTCGTCCAGATGCGCGAGGGCGCTCGTCCCGAGAACTCCTCGCGGCGCCTTCCGGCGGCGAGGCGGCGTTCCTCCCACACCTCTTGAAACATCGCCTCCATTCGGTCGGTCTTCTTCCTTCGATCGAAGAGATCCTCCGCGCGTCTTCGTCCTCTCTCTCCCATCGCGCGTCCACGATCGGGATCTTCGAGAATTCGGACGAGGGCCTCGGCGAGCTTCTCCACATCATCGGGAGGGAAGAGGATTCCGGTTTCGCCGTCCCTGACGATGTCGAGGATTCCGGCACATCCGCTCGCGACGATCGGAAGACCCGCGGCCATCCCCTCGACGGCGACGATCCCGAACGCCTCGGAGCGGGACGGGACGGCAAGTACATCGAGCGCGGATAGGATTCTCGGAATATCGCTGCGGAAGCCGGTGAACCGAACGTCCTCCTCGAGACCCGCCTCGCGCACGAACGCCTCCACCGCGCGCGCGGTCGCCTCTTCTCCCTTCGTGACGGAACCGACGACGAGGAAGCGGGCGCCGGGGACGCGCTCCT is a window of Candidatus Eisenbacteria bacterium DNA encoding:
- a CDS encoding glycosyltransferase, which codes for MTQHEKPALAVACSSPSWGGMEMEAVLSAAALAKRGYPVLFLAGRGTPIEREARERDLAVFPILSGSYIAPLTVLRAARLFRKNAVRVVHAEYSKDLWTLVPAARLAGGVPVILTKHVASSIDKKDPAHRFLFSRTARVVSISSAIRENLLKRTPIPPERIVTIPNGVDLQRFKDGRSFRAEVRAEFGIRMDAPLVGLVGRISRGKGHLEFLRAAAAVKERVPGARFLVVGSVTKGEEATARAVEAFVREAGLEEDVRFTGFRSDIPRILSALDVLAVPSRSEAFGIVAVEGMAAGLPIVASGCAGILDIVRDGETGILFPPDDVEKLAEALVRILEDPDRGRAMGERGRRRAEDLFDRRKKTDRMEAMFQEVWEERRLAAGRRREEFSGRAPSRIWTNRHGLLRVPWRIALFLLLGFSLSAASVLLLAPLLRSLLGRDDALGVQGIPLSLAAAGYVLGIAAVFVSGALLARRFDRRPAASLGLGLHPRWIRDLAHGLLLGTLLIGAVAGVSAAAGTLSLTPAGRDLPAALGDTVRVFLLFALVAVFEELLFRGYLLQVLAEGIGKARAAILLSAAFGLTHAFNTGGTAAGALATGCAGLLLSIAYFRTRSLWLPIGIHTTWNFVLGWILAAPVSGEVMKNTPFIYRPSGPEWMTGGAFGPEAGLPALAGMGLLALYLARSKRVRATEEALRAFPPPEERV